From the Malus domestica chromosome 17, GDT2T_hap1 genome, one window contains:
- the LOC103417001 gene encoding phenolic glucoside malonyltransferase 2-like, producing MAVKVIQVCRVAPQPGSSAASAIPTQGGKQTYDGDAAMSEAIFQVNHALPAQDYSSLPLTFIDLLWLRYPPFHRLFFYNILPFSCPADTLLFFHSIIIPKLKTSLSLTLQHFLPLAGNITWPENSPKPTLNYVKGDTVSLTVAESDADFHHLSSNDFNIDAKEYHPLVPQLENSHEKAAVMAFQITVFPNSGGFSIGISMHHAVVDGKTLFMFLKSWTHICRHVHQSDDVVLPDQLKPFYDRRGMKDPIFLQLEEIYLNQFLNMDRQQNNRSLMVAARYKSLVISNSTRGNFEFTSAKIQALRKWIMARKQQEGHDRSVHLSTFSLTCAYSWICLLKAEQEEQDEVKGDKIIPMVINVDCRSRLTPPLPANYFGNCVTARLALAERKGLLGEDGLVVAVNAISEAIKGLDDGSLMNGAENLVSSLYPSDEQTSSGAGHRRFFTTAGSHRFDMYDTDFGWGRPRSTEVVRMHTVGTITFADGKNGGGAVDIGLVLKKHHMDAFASLFAKGSSMFLGRIGINNVARKNFGRLGTKPRTMVFTSFSTSTRRE from the exons ATGGCAGTGAAAGTCATTCAAGTTTGCAGGGTAGCTCCACAACCTGGCTCGTCGGCGGCCTCGGCCATCCCAACTCAAGGAGGGAAACAAACTTACGATGGAGATGCCGCTATGTCAGAAGCAATATTCCAAGTCAATCACGCACTGCCGGCTCAAGATTACTCGTCTCTTCCTCTAACCTTCATTGACCTCCTATGGCTAAGGTATCCACCCTTCCATCGCCTTTTCTTCTATAACATATTGCCTTTCTCTTGCCCTGCAGATACCCTACTCTTTTTTCATTCAATAATTATTCCAAAACtcaaaacctctctctctctcaccctccaaCATTTTCTCCCTCTAGCCGGAAACATCACTTGGCCCGAAAACTCCCCCAAACCCACCCTAAATTATGTCAAGGGCGACACCGTTTCCCTCACAGTAGCCGAATCTGATGCTGATTTCCACCATCTCTCAAGCAATGACTTTAACATTGATGCCAAAGAATACCACCCTCTTGTACCCCAGCTGGAGAACTCTCACGAAAAAGCCGCCGTGATGGCGTTCCAAATCACCGTCTTTCCCAACAGCGGCGGCTTTTCCATTGGAATATCCATGCACCATGCAGTTGTTGACGGCAAGACTCTCTTCATGTTTCTGAAATCATGGACCCACATATGCAGACATGTTCATCAATCTGATGACGTTGTTTTGCCTGATCAGCTCAAACCATTTTACGACAGAAGGGGTATGAAAGACCCCATCTTTCTCCAACTGGAAGAGATTTACTTGAACCAGTTTCTGAACATGGACAGACAACAAAATAATCGAAGCTTGATGGTTGCAGCCCGCTATAAATCTCTAGTGATATCAAATTCAACTCGAGGCAACTTCGAATTCACGAGCGCAAAGATACAAGCTTTACGGAAATGGATCATGGCCAGGAAACAACAGGAAGGACATGATCGATCTGTTCATTTGTCAACATTTTCTCTAACGTGCGCCTACTCATGGATTTGCTTGCTAAAAGCAGAGCAAGAAGAGCAAGATGAAGTAAAAGGGGACAAAATAATACCTATGGTAATTAACGTGGACTGCCGGTCGCGCTTAACCCCTCCTTTGCCTGCAAACTATTTTGGAAACTGCGTAACGGCCCGTCTAGCACTTGCAGAAAGAAAAGGACTTCTGGGAGAAGATGGGTTGGTTGTAGCGGTAAATGCGATTAGTGAAGCCATTAAGGGTTTGGATGACGGGAGTTTGATGAATGGCGCGGAGAATCTCGTTTCCAGTTTGTACCCTTCTGATGAACAGACTAGTAGTGGTGCTGGTCATCGGAGATTCTTTACAACCGCTGGATCGCATCGGTTTGACATGTATGATACTGATTTTGGATGGGGAAGGCCAAGGAGCACCGAAGTGGTTCGGATGCATACAGTCGGAACGATCACTTTTGCAGATGGTAAGAACGGCGGCGGAGCTGTTGACATCGGGTTGGTTTTGAAAAAACATCATATGGATGCTTTTGCTTCTCTATTTGCAAAAG GAAGCTCTATGTTTCTCGGACGAATTGGTATAAAT